The following are encoded in a window of Salmo trutta chromosome 27, fSalTru1.1, whole genome shotgun sequence genomic DNA:
- the htra4 gene encoding serine protease HTRA1 isoform X2, giving the protein MIKFVVCIIFASVVHARLLRKRQTPCPEVCDGSRCPVSPESRCYYGVVKDSCGCCTVCASGEGDICGERGIGLCGEGMTCEFPAGKRRMRGLCVCTLAEPVCGSDGRTYPSMCRLRAENKIAELSINPPVILIQKGHCDSGSLDPGSIRYKFNFIADVVDKIAPAVVHLELFKRLAFSNQEVPVSSGSGFIVSEDGWIVTNAHVLSNKQRIKVEMKNGVKFDASVKDVDTKLDIALIKIESDSPLPVLLLGHSSDLRPGEFVVAVGSPFSLQNTVTTGIISTAHRNGLELGLKDSDMEYIQTDAIINYGNSGGPLVNLDGDVIGINTLKVTAGISFAIPADRIRQFLADSYDRQIKGKTLPKKKYMGVRMLQLSTHLIRDLRERESGFPDVSSGVYVYEVIPGTAASSAGMINHDVIISINGQPIQTTDEVSDAVQSGSPLSVVVRRANEDVMIKVVPEEID; this is encoded by the exons ATGATAAAGTTTGTGGTTTGCATTATCTTCGCCTCTGTGGTTCATGCGCGGTTACTTCGCAAGAGACAAACTCCGTGTCCGGAAGTCTGTGATGGCTCCCGCTGTCCTGTCTCACCTGAATCACGGTGTTACTACGGTGTAGTGAAGGACAGCTGCGGATGCTGCACAGTATGCGCGTCTGGAGAAGGTGACATTTGCGGGGAGCGCGGTATTGGCCTTTGTGGCGAGGGGATGACATGCGAATTTCCAGCGGGAAAGCGCAGAATGCGCGGTTTATGCGTTTGCACCCTTGCAGAGCCGGTGTGCGGAAGTGATGGAAGGACTTACCCCAGTATGTGCCGCTTGAGAGCCGAGAACAAAATAGCAGAACTCAGTATAAATCCCCCGGTCATCTTGATTCAGAAAGGCCACTGTGATTCGG GTTCCCTGGACCCAGGAAGTATCCGCTACAAATTCAACTTCATTGCCGATGTGGTGGATAAGATAGCCCCTGCTGTGGTGCACCTAGAGCTTTTCAAGAG GTTGGCATTTTCAAACCAGGAAGTTCCCGTCTCTAGTGGTTCGGGGTTCATCGTGTCAGAGGACGGCTGGATTGTCACCAACGCCCACGTTCTCTCCAACAAGCAGAGAATCAAAGTGGAGATGAAGAACGGTGTCAAATTCGATGCCTCCGTCAAGGACGTGGACACGAAGCTAGACATTGCACTCATCAAAATTGAGTCGGAT AGTCCACTGCCGGTGCTTCTGCTGGGCCACTCGTCTGACCTTCGGCCGGGGGAGTTTGTGGTGGCAGTGGGCAGTCCCTTCTCCCTGCAG AACACGGTCACCACAGGCATCATCAGCACGGCCCATAGGAATGGCCTGGAGCTGGGACTCAAAGACTCTGACATGGAGTACATCCAGACGGACGCCATCATCAAC TATGGCAACTCAGGGGGACCACTTGTTAACTTG GATGGGGATGTCATTGGCATAAATACTCTGAAGGTAACAGCAGGAATATCCTTTGCAATTCCTGCTGACAGAATACGCCAATTCCTTGCGGATTCCTACGACAGACAAATCAAGG GAAAGACACTGCCAAAAAAGAAATACATGGGTGTCCGGATGCTTCAGCTCTCAACTCA TTTGATCCGAGATCTGAGGGAGCGGGAGAGCGGCTTCCCAGATGTGAGCTCGGGAGTGTACGTTTATGAAGTGATCccaggaacagctgcctccag TGCTGGCATGATTAACCATGATGTTATAATCAGCATCAACGGGCAACCCATCCAGACCACAGACGAGGTGAGTGATGCTGTCCAGTCAGGCAGTCCGCTGTCCGTGGTAGTGCGGCGAGCTAACGAAGACGTCATGATAAAGGTTGTCCCTGAGGAAATCGACTGA
- the htra4 gene encoding serine protease HTRA1 isoform X1, with protein MIKFVVCIIFASVVHARLLRKRQTPCPEVCDGSRCPVSPESRCYYGVVKDSCGCCTVCASGEGDICGERGIGLCGEGMTCEFPAGKRRMRGLCVCTLAEPVCGSDGRTYPSMCRLRAENKIAELSINPPVILIQKGHCDSVPSGSLDPGSIRYKFNFIADVVDKIAPAVVHLELFKRLAFSNQEVPVSSGSGFIVSEDGWIVTNAHVLSNKQRIKVEMKNGVKFDASVKDVDTKLDIALIKIESDSPLPVLLLGHSSDLRPGEFVVAVGSPFSLQNTVTTGIISTAHRNGLELGLKDSDMEYIQTDAIINYGNSGGPLVNLDGDVIGINTLKVTAGISFAIPADRIRQFLADSYDRQIKGKTLPKKKYMGVRMLQLSTHLIRDLRERESGFPDVSSGVYVYEVIPGTAASSAGMINHDVIISINGQPIQTTDEVSDAVQSGSPLSVVVRRANEDVMIKVVPEEID; from the exons ATGATAAAGTTTGTGGTTTGCATTATCTTCGCCTCTGTGGTTCATGCGCGGTTACTTCGCAAGAGACAAACTCCGTGTCCGGAAGTCTGTGATGGCTCCCGCTGTCCTGTCTCACCTGAATCACGGTGTTACTACGGTGTAGTGAAGGACAGCTGCGGATGCTGCACAGTATGCGCGTCTGGAGAAGGTGACATTTGCGGGGAGCGCGGTATTGGCCTTTGTGGCGAGGGGATGACATGCGAATTTCCAGCGGGAAAGCGCAGAATGCGCGGTTTATGCGTTTGCACCCTTGCAGAGCCGGTGTGCGGAAGTGATGGAAGGACTTACCCCAGTATGTGCCGCTTGAGAGCCGAGAACAAAATAGCAGAACTCAGTATAAATCCCCCGGTCATCTTGATTCAGAAAGGCCACTGTGATTCGG TCCCCTCAGGTTCCCTGGACCCAGGAAGTATCCGCTACAAATTCAACTTCATTGCCGATGTGGTGGATAAGATAGCCCCTGCTGTGGTGCACCTAGAGCTTTTCAAGAG GTTGGCATTTTCAAACCAGGAAGTTCCCGTCTCTAGTGGTTCGGGGTTCATCGTGTCAGAGGACGGCTGGATTGTCACCAACGCCCACGTTCTCTCCAACAAGCAGAGAATCAAAGTGGAGATGAAGAACGGTGTCAAATTCGATGCCTCCGTCAAGGACGTGGACACGAAGCTAGACATTGCACTCATCAAAATTGAGTCGGAT AGTCCACTGCCGGTGCTTCTGCTGGGCCACTCGTCTGACCTTCGGCCGGGGGAGTTTGTGGTGGCAGTGGGCAGTCCCTTCTCCCTGCAG AACACGGTCACCACAGGCATCATCAGCACGGCCCATAGGAATGGCCTGGAGCTGGGACTCAAAGACTCTGACATGGAGTACATCCAGACGGACGCCATCATCAAC TATGGCAACTCAGGGGGACCACTTGTTAACTTG GATGGGGATGTCATTGGCATAAATACTCTGAAGGTAACAGCAGGAATATCCTTTGCAATTCCTGCTGACAGAATACGCCAATTCCTTGCGGATTCCTACGACAGACAAATCAAGG GAAAGACACTGCCAAAAAAGAAATACATGGGTGTCCGGATGCTTCAGCTCTCAACTCA TTTGATCCGAGATCTGAGGGAGCGGGAGAGCGGCTTCCCAGATGTGAGCTCGGGAGTGTACGTTTATGAAGTGATCccaggaacagctgcctccag TGCTGGCATGATTAACCATGATGTTATAATCAGCATCAACGGGCAACCCATCCAGACCACAGACGAGGTGAGTGATGCTGTCCAGTCAGGCAGTCCGCTGTCCGTGGTAGTGCGGCGAGCTAACGAAGACGTCATGATAAAGGTTGTCCCTGAGGAAATCGACTGA